Proteins co-encoded in one Malus sylvestris chromosome 7, drMalSylv7.2, whole genome shotgun sequence genomic window:
- the LOC126630098 gene encoding phospholipase A(1) DAD1, chloroplastic, with amino-acid sequence MKLSIRPFSHKATITSRTLTQLPTLNPNHMTLTHNLPNWQQLLNPVDISSLALTPVTPITTNPTAGKQPVRKSWMDYQGFNNWENLLDPLDDNLRGEIIRYGQFVDAAYKAFEFDPDSNFYATCKYSKASLFEKSALPGTGYRITKNLRATSGIQLPSWIEKAPSWVATQSSWIGYVAVCQDKEEIARLGRRDVVIAFRGTATCLEWLENLRATLTQLPSSPKDNCEPMVESGFLSLYTSGTDLIPSLQQILRQEIARLLQSYGNEPLSITFTGHSLGAALATLAAYDIKTTFNRSPLVTVFSFAGPRVGNSSFRRNLDKKGPKVLRIVNSDDVITKVPGFVVNDNERRHLACDSGFRKAVEFQNWIHQKVEDTQLSYAEVGKELRLSSKDSPYLMGTNVSTCHELSTYLHLVDNFQSSKCPFKATAKRIFSKKQ; translated from the coding sequence ATGAAGCTTTCTATCAGACCCTTCTCACACAAGGCAACAATCACCTCACGCACCCTCACTCAATTACCAACTCTAAACCCCAATCACATGACCTTGACTCACAACCTTCCCAACTGGCAGCAATTGCTCAACCCAGTTGACATTAGCTCCCTAGCACTCACCCCTGTCACCCCCATAACCACCAACCCCACCGCCGGTAAACAACCCGTTCGCAAAAGTTGGATGGATTACCAAGGCTTCAACAACTGGGAAAACCTTCTCGACCCTCTAGACGACAATTTACGGGGTGAGATTATCCGGTATGGTCAGTTTGTCGATGCCGCATACAAGGCATTTGAATTTGATCCAGATTCCAATTTTTACGCAACATGCAAGTACTCGAAAGCCTCATTGTTTGAAAAATCCGCGCTTCCGGGAACTGGCTACAGGATTACAAAAAATTTACGTGCCACGTCGGGAATCCAGCTTCCAAGCTGGATAGAAAAGGCGCCGAGCTGGGTCGCAACACAGTCCAGCTGGATTGGCTACGTGGCGGTCTGTCAAGACAAGGAGGAAATTGCAAGGCTTGGAAGACGGGACGTAGTGATTGCCTTTAGAGGGACCGCCACGTGTTTGGAGTGGCTCGAAAATCTTCGAGCCACTCTCACCCAACTTCCGTCCAGCCCTAAGGACAACTGTGAACCAATGGTCGAAAGTGGATTTTTGAGCTTATACACTTCAGGAACCGACTTAATCCCAAGCTTGCAACAAATATTACGCCAAGAGATTGCGCGGTTGCTTCAATCCTACGGCAACGAGCCTCTCAGCATAACATTCACCGGGCACAGCCTCGGCGCCGCGCTTGCAACGCTCGCAGCGTACGACATAAAAACTACGTTTAACCGGTCGCCGCTAGTCACCGTCTTTTCGTTTGCCGGGCCACGTGTAGGAAACAGTAGCTTCCGCCGGAACTTGGACAAGAAAGGCCCAAAAGTTTTACGCATTGTGAACTCCGACGATGTAATAACTAAAGTACCTGGTTTCGTAGTCAATGACAATGAACGGCGCCACTTGGCATGCGACAGCGGGTTCCGAAAGGCGGTGGAGTTCCAGAACTGGATCCACCAGAAGGTGGAGGACACGCAGTTGTCGTACGCGGAGGTTGGGAAGGAACTCAGGTTAAGTAGCAAGGACTCGCCGTACCTGATGGGCACCAACGTGTCAACGTGTCACGAGCTCAGCACGTACCTCCACCTCGTCGACAATTTCCAGAGTTCAAAATGTCCGTTCAAAGCCACGGCCAAGAGAATATTCAGCAAAAAACAGTAA